The Endozoicomonas montiporae CL-33 genome contains a region encoding:
- the bfr gene encoding bacterioferritin, which produces MNGDQTVIEHLNKALMNELTAINQYYLHSSMLKNWGVKKLGKEVYKESIDEMWHADWLIERILFLEGMPDFKHLDKPILSDSVQGILESDLQQEKKAIPVLKEGIKCCEKAGDYGSRQLLEKILTAEEEHMDSLEVHLHQIKILGMENYLLSQSADE; this is translated from the coding sequence ATGAATGGTGATCAAACTGTTATCGAACACCTGAACAAGGCATTGATGAATGAGCTGACAGCCATTAACCAGTATTACCTGCATTCCAGCATGTTAAAAAACTGGGGAGTGAAAAAGCTGGGCAAAGAAGTCTACAAAGAATCCATTGATGAAATGTGGCACGCTGACTGGCTGATTGAACGAATATTGTTTCTGGAAGGAATGCCTGACTTTAAACATCTGGACAAGCCTATTCTGTCAGACTCTGTTCAGGGTATTCTTGAATCAGACCTGCAACAGGAAAAGAAAGCGATTCCTGTATTAAAGGAAGGCATTAAATGCTGTGAAAAAGCGGGCGATTATGGCTCAAGGCAATTGCTGGAAAAAATACTGACAGCTGAAGAAGAGCACATGGACAGTCTGGAGGTTCACTTGCACCAGATTAAAATACTGGGCATGGAAAACTATCTACTTTCCCAGAGCGCTGACGAATAA
- the grxD gene encoding Grx4 family monothiol glutaredoxin, translating into MAFELEDFQEQIKTHNILLYMKGSPKLPQCGFSSKAVQVLMACGEQFAFVDVLANPDIRANLPKYANWPTFPQLWVGGELVGGCDILIDMYNSGDLQKLVSEAAGTSE; encoded by the coding sequence ATGGCATTTGAACTCGAAGACTTCCAGGAACAAATTAAAACTCACAACATTCTGCTTTATATGAAGGGGTCCCCAAAACTGCCTCAGTGCGGTTTTTCATCCAAAGCGGTTCAGGTGCTGATGGCCTGTGGTGAACAGTTTGCTTTTGTTGACGTTCTGGCTAACCCTGACATTCGCGCCAATCTGCCAAAATACGCGAACTGGCCGACCTTTCCACAGCTGTGGGTAGGTGGCGAGCTGGTCGGTGGATGCGACATTCTGATCGATATGTACAACAGTGGCGATTTGCAGAAGCTGGTGTCTGAAGCGGCTGGTACAAGCGAGTAA
- a CDS encoding M48 family metallopeptidase has protein sequence MKKLFRAIAVGAAMMLTGCQSVSTTSPGTIGVERQQRMVTLLSESEVNQMAAEAYRKELAKGKEQGALNQNQKQLKQLREIADRLVQHVSVFRMDAQHWDWEVNLLSSKQLNAYCMPGGKIMFYTGILDELKLTDDEIAAIMGHEMAHALREHGREAMSRAYVQQLGFSAAAALLGTDQNMMQMADVVVNYAMTLPNSRTNEVEADLIGLELMARAGYDPNAAVTLWEKMSAAGGGGTPEFMSTHPAHNTRISGLRANIPKVQHLGKPH, from the coding sequence ATGAAGAAGTTGTTCAGAGCGATTGCTGTAGGGGCAGCAATGATGCTGACAGGATGTCAGTCGGTTTCTACCACCTCACCCGGTACCATTGGTGTTGAGCGTCAGCAGCGAATGGTCACCCTTCTTTCAGAAAGCGAAGTCAACCAGATGGCTGCCGAGGCCTACCGTAAGGAACTGGCTAAGGGTAAGGAACAGGGAGCCCTGAATCAGAATCAGAAACAATTAAAGCAACTGAGAGAGATTGCTGACCGGCTGGTGCAGCATGTTAGTGTATTTCGTATGGACGCTCAGCACTGGGACTGGGAGGTTAATTTGCTCAGCAGTAAGCAGTTGAACGCTTATTGTATGCCGGGGGGGAAAATTATGTTTTATACCGGCATTCTGGATGAGCTGAAACTCACCGACGATGAAATTGCTGCGATTATGGGTCATGAGATGGCTCATGCGCTGCGCGAGCATGGTCGTGAAGCCATGTCCCGTGCCTATGTTCAGCAACTCGGTTTTAGTGCTGCGGCCGCTTTACTGGGAACCGACCAGAATATGATGCAGATGGCAGATGTGGTGGTTAATTATGCGATGACCCTGCCAAACAGCAGAACCAATGAGGTGGAGGCAGACCTGATTGGACTGGAACTCATGGCAAGAGCAGGGTACGACCCGAACGCTGCGGTGACTCTCTGGGAGAAAATGTCAGCCGCTGGCGGAGGTGGAACGCCGGAGTTTATGAGTACTCACCCTGCGCATAACACGCGGATTTCCGGTTTGAGGGCTAATATTCCCAAGGTGCAGCACTTGGGGAAACCGCATTAA
- a CDS encoding pyridoxal phosphate-dependent aminotransferase: MIKVDQLNRNVRGLKPSATLRINEDSNRLIQQGRDIIKLGLGQSPFPVPEVVTAALRQHAHEKDYLPVKGLYTLRETVARYYQQRDGIPRKADDVLVGPGSKELIFNLQMACEGDLLIPAPSWVSYAPQAKLLGRKVFHLPTQPENQWRLQADELDAFCQQEPGRTRILILNYPSNPTGCSYDAESLKALSLVARKHGIIVVADEIYAETTFDGQHQSMSVYYPEGTVISSGLSKWCGAGGWRLGVMLLPDALRPLQEAMAVIASETFTSISAPTQYAACTAFSRSAALDAYLVATRDVLKRISSYMVRRLSKIGLEMEEPVGGFYLLTSFEKVRPKLEAKGIFSSESLCERLLDEKGVAVLPGSDFGLDDNQLYTRMAFVDFDGGEALDAINDSGLSGDAFVEAHCPKLVQACDRIASWLD, from the coding sequence ATGATTAAAGTCGATCAGCTCAACAGGAATGTGAGAGGGCTGAAACCATCAGCCACACTGCGGATTAACGAAGACAGTAACCGCTTGATCCAACAGGGACGTGACATAATTAAACTGGGGCTTGGGCAATCTCCTTTTCCCGTTCCCGAAGTAGTTACCGCCGCATTAAGACAACATGCTCATGAGAAAGATTATCTACCGGTTAAGGGGCTTTATACGCTGCGTGAAACCGTTGCCAGGTATTATCAGCAGCGCGATGGTATTCCAAGAAAGGCAGATGACGTTCTGGTCGGGCCGGGCTCCAAGGAACTGATTTTTAATTTACAGATGGCCTGCGAAGGTGATCTGTTAATTCCCGCGCCTTCATGGGTGTCTTATGCGCCTCAGGCGAAATTGTTGGGCCGAAAAGTGTTTCATCTGCCGACTCAACCGGAAAACCAGTGGCGGTTGCAGGCGGATGAACTGGATGCATTCTGCCAGCAGGAACCGGGCAGGACACGCATTCTGATTCTAAATTACCCCAGTAATCCAACCGGTTGCAGTTATGATGCTGAGAGCCTGAAAGCTTTGTCACTGGTTGCCCGCAAACATGGAATTATTGTGGTGGCAGACGAGATTTATGCGGAAACCACCTTTGATGGACAGCATCAATCCATGTCTGTTTATTACCCGGAAGGAACGGTCATCAGTAGCGGCCTGAGTAAGTGGTGTGGTGCCGGAGGCTGGCGACTGGGAGTGATGTTGTTGCCTGACGCATTAAGACCGTTGCAGGAAGCCATGGCCGTGATTGCCAGTGAAACCTTTACGTCCATCAGTGCGCCGACACAATACGCTGCCTGCACAGCGTTTTCCCGATCTGCGGCGCTTGATGCTTATTTGGTTGCGACCCGTGATGTACTGAAACGAATATCGTCGTATATGGTGAGACGGCTAAGTAAAATCGGGCTGGAAATGGAAGAGCCAGTGGGTGGATTTTATTTACTCACCAGTTTTGAGAAGGTTCGGCCAAAGCTGGAAGCAAAGGGTATATTCTCGTCGGAATCGTTGTGTGAGAGACTGCTCGACGAGAAGGGAGTAGCCGTATTGCCGGGTTCGGACTTTGGATTAGACGACAATCAGTTGTACACTCGCATGGCGTTTGTGGATTTTGATGGCGGTGAGGCTCTGGATGCTATAAACGACAGCGGTTTATCCGGGGATGCTTTTGTAGAAGCACACTGCCCAAAGCTGGTACAGGCTTGTGATCGAATTGCCAGCTGGCTGGATTAA
- the metE gene encoding 5-methyltetrahydropteroyltriglutamate--homocysteine S-methyltransferase, with product MATSHCVGFPRIGKHRELKKATEAYWRGDLDQSALMAEGKRLRSMHWRMQQNAGMDRVATGDFAWYDQMLNHSLMLGAIPQRFRDGNETNADNLLDTLFRMARGRAPTGKPAAACEMTKWFDTNYHYIVPELHKGQTFQLTSQSVIEETAEAIQQGFNTKPVLIGPLTWLWLGKIKGESFDRLELLNSLIDVYGQVLEELAKAGADWVHIDEPVLVLDLPQPWLQACENVYNRLQNHNVKIMLATYFGGLNDATTTVVNLPVEGLHVDLVRAPEQLLQELDRLPAYKTLSVGVIDGRNIWRSDLSAILEQLKPAREKLGDRLWVSSSCSLLHVPVDLSTEEQLDDEIKSWLSFAVQKCEEVAVLGRALSGDSSDSTRTRFTLSDAVACSRKTSRRVHRKDVEQSVSAITPGMMQRQSPYAKRHSLQREKLNLPLFPTTTIGSFPQTSEIRRQRSLYRKNQLSNQQYLESMQQEIQSTIKRQESLGLDVLVHGEAERNDMVEYFGEQLDGFAFTEYGWVQSYGSRCVKPPIIYGDISRPAPMTVTWSVFAQQQTDKVMKGMLTGPVTILCWSFTRDDIPEKVSCEQLALALREEVVDLEQAGIQVIQIDEPAIREGLPLRKADWPEYLDWAVNCFRLSASGVKDETQIHTHMCYSEFNDIIEYIAAMDADVITIETSRSDMELLDAFEEFEYPNEIGPGVYDIHSPNVPERSWMKQLMQKAAEKIPAERLWINPDCGLKTRDWPEVEEALSNMVQVARELRAEY from the coding sequence ATGGCGACTTCGCATTGTGTTGGTTTTCCCAGAATTGGCAAACATCGTGAACTGAAAAAAGCGACAGAGGCATACTGGAGAGGTGATCTCGATCAGTCAGCCCTGATGGCGGAAGGTAAGCGTTTACGGTCAATGCACTGGCGAATGCAACAGAATGCAGGTATGGATCGGGTGGCTACAGGTGACTTCGCCTGGTACGACCAGATGCTGAATCACTCCCTGATGCTAGGCGCGATTCCGCAGCGCTTTCGGGATGGCAATGAAACGAATGCGGATAATCTACTGGATACCCTGTTTCGCATGGCAAGAGGCCGGGCACCAACAGGTAAGCCTGCCGCCGCTTGTGAAATGACCAAGTGGTTTGATACCAATTATCACTACATTGTGCCCGAACTGCATAAAGGTCAGACATTCCAGTTGACCAGCCAGTCTGTCATCGAAGAAACCGCAGAAGCTATACAACAGGGTTTTAATACCAAGCCGGTGCTGATTGGGCCGTTAACCTGGCTATGGCTCGGCAAAATAAAAGGTGAAAGCTTTGATCGACTGGAGTTGCTGAACAGTCTGATCGATGTTTACGGTCAGGTTCTGGAAGAGCTGGCCAAAGCGGGTGCTGACTGGGTACATATTGATGAACCTGTTCTGGTTCTGGATCTTCCGCAGCCATGGCTGCAGGCTTGTGAGAATGTTTATAACCGGCTTCAGAATCATAACGTTAAAATCATGCTGGCGACTTATTTTGGTGGCCTGAATGATGCTACGACGACTGTCGTTAACTTGCCTGTTGAAGGTTTGCATGTTGATCTGGTTCGGGCTCCTGAACAGTTGCTTCAGGAGCTGGATCGATTACCCGCTTACAAAACCTTGTCGGTGGGCGTGATTGACGGGCGCAATATCTGGCGTTCTGACCTCTCCGCGATTCTTGAGCAGTTAAAACCCGCCCGTGAGAAACTGGGTGACCGGCTCTGGGTGTCTTCCAGCTGCTCCCTGTTGCATGTCCCGGTTGACCTGTCTACTGAAGAACAACTGGATGATGAAATTAAATCCTGGTTGTCTTTTGCGGTCCAGAAGTGTGAAGAAGTTGCTGTATTAGGCAGGGCATTATCCGGCGATAGCAGCGACAGTACCCGAACCCGGTTTACCTTATCGGACGCAGTGGCCTGTAGCCGAAAAACATCAAGACGTGTGCATCGGAAAGATGTTGAACAAAGCGTCAGTGCGATCACCCCGGGAATGATGCAACGGCAATCACCTTACGCTAAAAGGCATAGCTTGCAGCGGGAAAAACTGAACTTGCCGTTGTTTCCTACGACCACGATTGGCTCGTTTCCACAAACCAGCGAAATCCGTCGTCAACGCAGTCTCTATCGTAAGAATCAGCTGAGCAATCAGCAGTATCTTGAGTCTATGCAGCAGGAGATACAGTCCACGATCAAACGGCAGGAGTCGTTAGGGCTGGACGTTCTGGTTCATGGCGAAGCAGAGCGCAATGATATGGTGGAATACTTTGGTGAGCAGCTGGACGGCTTTGCTTTCACAGAGTATGGCTGGGTGCAGAGTTACGGGAGCCGCTGTGTTAAACCACCGATTATCTATGGTGATATCAGTCGGCCAGCGCCCATGACGGTCACCTGGAGTGTCTTTGCCCAGCAGCAGACCGATAAAGTCATGAAAGGTATGCTGACAGGGCCTGTGACGATTCTGTGCTGGTCTTTCACCAGGGACGATATTCCTGAAAAAGTCTCTTGCGAACAGTTGGCGCTGGCATTGCGCGAAGAAGTGGTGGATCTGGAGCAGGCAGGCATTCAGGTTATTCAGATTGACGAACCTGCGATCCGGGAAGGGCTTCCCCTGAGAAAGGCAGACTGGCCTGAATACCTTGACTGGGCTGTCAACTGCTTCCGTTTGTCGGCCAGTGGTGTAAAGGATGAAACCCAGATTCATACGCATATGTGTTACAGCGAGTTTAACGACATTATTGAATACATTGCGGCTATGGACGCAGATGTCATTACCATTGAAACCTCTCGCTCGGATATGGAACTGCTGGATGCCTTTGAGGAGTTTGAATATCCCAATGAGATTGGCCCCGGGGTTTATGATATTCATTCGCCCAATGTGCCAGAAAGAAGCTGGATGAAACAGCTTATGCAAAAAGCTGCTGAAAAAATTCCGGCTGAACGTCTTTGGATTAACCCAGACTGTGGTTTGAAAACCCGTGACTGGCCTGAAGTGGAAGAGGCCCTGAGTAATATGGTTCAGGTGGCTCGTGAGCTGAGAGCTGAATACTGA
- a CDS encoding ATP-binding protein, translated as MSSIFLRIYGGLLFTLVLVAVLSGMSVTLINGQRLGEYREDMVRGTFRLVSESLQELPEQERQSWLDEWAYRVAIPFSIVPVAEAELSDKALGHMDRSGVYIQMLDDNRALVSTRLGESQLLQGSVLNISEQIINGTLSLLREKLLRYEPEMRGQRLQELSEKSFSYPVHLLRETQTRLLPVQQEELRQGSMLVLLDDEGQSISMYTSLPDTGELLRLGPLRLLNPYPFKLMISIGLFVLTSISLAIYILVRGMEKRLRRLERAATRFSRGDFDVRVSIGGTDSIGRLASAFNAMAGYIQRLLSLQKEMIRGVSHELRTPVARLRFGLDLVADAQTSEEREKQLEGMDKDIEELDNLVDEFLTYANLEQGAPEIRYKRHDVDKVVAQVVSEYGRLQDRVTIEHIPCNVLDPRRFADVDRRYIHRAIQNLVGNACRYASGRVQVRFSSTQETCRVDIDDDGPGIAESEWDRVFSAFTRLDDSRTRNTGGYGLGLSIVRRIMYWHNGRAMVSHSPMGGARFSLVWPRKQRR; from the coding sequence GTGAGTAGTATTTTTCTCCGGATATATGGCGGGCTGCTGTTTACGCTGGTGCTGGTGGCGGTGCTGTCCGGCATGTCGGTCACGCTGATTAATGGCCAGAGGCTGGGTGAATACCGCGAAGATATGGTGCGTGGTACTTTCCGGCTGGTATCCGAAAGTCTTCAGGAGTTGCCTGAGCAAGAACGTCAGAGCTGGCTGGATGAGTGGGCTTATCGCGTTGCCATTCCTTTTTCAATCGTACCGGTTGCCGAGGCTGAACTGAGTGACAAAGCGCTTGGTCATATGGATCGTTCAGGTGTTTATATCCAGATGTTGGATGATAATCGTGCGCTGGTGTCTACCCGCCTTGGTGAAAGCCAGCTGCTACAGGGAAGCGTGCTCAATATTTCGGAACAGATTATCAATGGCACCCTGAGCCTGCTTCGGGAAAAACTGTTGCGTTATGAGCCAGAAATGCGCGGGCAACGCTTGCAGGAACTGTCGGAGAAATCCTTCAGTTATCCGGTACATCTGCTCAGGGAGACGCAGACCCGGTTACTGCCGGTGCAACAGGAAGAGTTACGTCAGGGCAGTATGCTGGTGTTGCTGGACGATGAAGGTCAGAGTATTTCCATGTATACCAGCCTGCCTGATACGGGCGAGCTTCTGCGACTGGGACCTCTGCGCTTGTTAAACCCCTATCCCTTTAAGCTGATGATTTCCATTGGCCTGTTCGTGCTGACCTCAATCAGTCTGGCGATCTATATTCTGGTACGTGGCATGGAAAAGCGCCTGCGTCGTCTGGAACGGGCAGCTACCCGATTCAGTCGGGGAGATTTTGATGTGAGGGTCTCCATCGGTGGCACCGATTCTATTGGTCGTCTTGCCTCGGCATTTAACGCGATGGCCGGATACATTCAGCGATTACTGAGCCTGCAGAAAGAGATGATTCGCGGTGTTTCCCACGAACTGCGAACGCCGGTGGCCCGTCTGCGTTTTGGTCTGGATCTGGTGGCAGACGCCCAAACCAGTGAGGAGCGTGAGAAACAACTGGAGGGGATGGATAAGGATATCGAAGAGCTGGATAACCTGGTCGATGAATTTCTGACCTATGCCAATCTTGAACAGGGTGCTCCGGAGATTCGTTATAAACGACACGATGTTGATAAAGTCGTGGCGCAGGTGGTGAGTGAATACGGTCGGCTGCAGGATCGTGTCACCATTGAACATATTCCGTGTAATGTACTCGACCCAAGACGTTTTGCGGATGTTGACCGTCGTTATATTCACCGTGCTATTCAGAATCTGGTGGGTAATGCCTGTCGTTATGCCAGTGGCAGGGTGCAAGTGCGTTTTTCCTCCACTCAGGAAACCTGCAGGGTGGATATTGATGACGATGGGCCAGGCATTGCCGAGTCGGAATGGGATCGGGTGTTCTCTGCTTTTACCCGGCTGGATGACAGTCGTACCCGTAATACAGGCGGTTATGGTCTCGGACTGTCTATCGTACGTCGTATAATGTACTGGCATAATGGTCGGGCGATGGTCAGTCATAGCCCCATGGGCGGTGCCCGTTTCAGCCTTGTTTGGCCCCGCAAACAACGTCGCTGA
- a CDS encoding winged helix-turn-helix domain-containing protein encodes MENTETGRILIVEDDERLAALTRDYLENNGLQVTVEGDGGKAVERILQERPDLVVLDLMLPGEDGISICRRVRGQYHGQILMLTARAEDLDEVLGLEMGADDYVAKPVRPRVLLARIRALLRRAVAPVEDEQDENTSRLTFGPLVVDNAMREAWLNQESIELTSAEFDLLWLLCSNAGRVLSREEIFAQLRGIEYDGQDRSIDVRVSRIRPKIGDDPMHPRLIKTVRSKGYLFVKSD; translated from the coding sequence GTGGAAAATACAGAGACAGGCCGGATACTGATTGTTGAGGATGATGAGCGGCTGGCAGCCCTGACCCGGGATTACCTTGAAAATAATGGTCTGCAGGTGACTGTGGAAGGCGACGGTGGAAAAGCGGTTGAGCGTATTCTGCAGGAGCGTCCGGATCTTGTGGTTCTGGATTTGATGCTGCCCGGTGAAGACGGGATATCGATCTGTCGGCGGGTTCGTGGTCAGTACCATGGGCAGATATTGATGCTTACTGCCCGGGCAGAGGATCTTGATGAGGTTCTGGGTCTGGAAATGGGTGCCGATGACTATGTTGCCAAACCGGTTCGCCCCAGGGTGCTGCTGGCTCGTATTCGGGCTTTGCTGCGCCGTGCTGTTGCCCCGGTGGAAGATGAACAGGACGAAAACACCAGTCGTCTGACCTTTGGTCCGCTGGTGGTCGATAATGCTATGCGCGAAGCCTGGCTGAACCAGGAAAGTATTGAGTTGACCAGTGCCGAGTTCGACCTTCTGTGGCTGTTGTGCTCCAACGCTGGTCGGGTGTTGAGCCGGGAAGAAATTTTTGCCCAGCTGCGAGGCATTGAATACGACGGCCAGGATCGCTCTATTGATGTGCGGGTTTCCAGAATTCGACCCAAGATTGGTGATGACCCCATGCATCCCCGCCTGATCAAAACAGTGCGCAGTAAAGGCTATCTGTTTGTGAAGAGTGATTAA
- the nrdA gene encoding class 1a ribonucleoside-diphosphate reductase subunit alpha: MNKNILVTKRNGDKEQLDLDKIHKVIAWAAEGLDNVSVSEVELKSHIQFYDAIQTTDIHETLIKSAADLISEQAPDYQYLAARLAIFHLRKKAYGQFEPPALYDHVQKLCEAKKYDIHLLTDYSEAEFSQMNSFIDHQRDMDFSYAAVKQLEGKYLVQNRVTGEYYESPQMLYMLIGACLFSSYPKDTRMDYIRRFYDAVSTFKLSLPTPIMAGVRTPTRQFSSCVLIECGDSLDSINATSSAIVKYVSQRAGIGINAGRIRAIGSPIRDGEAFHTGCIPFYKHFQTAVKSCSQGGVRGGAATLFYPLWHYEVENLLVLKNNRGVEENRVRHLDYGVQFNRLMYQRLIQGGNITLFSPSDVPGLYDAFFQDQEKFEALYEQYEKDDSIRKKTLKAVELFSLFASERASTGRIYLQNVDHCNTHSPFDPAVAPVRQSNLCLEIALPTKPLQHVMDEEGEIALCTLAAFNLGKVEQLDELEELSDLLVRALDSLLDYQDYPLPAAYNATMGRRPLGVGVINFANYLAKNSVRYSDGSANGLTHKTFEAIQYYLLKASNQLAKEQGTCTKFHETTYAKGILPVDTYKQDLDAVCKEPLHLDWEALRGEIREYGLRNSTLTALMPSETSSQISNATNGIEPPRGYVSVKASKDGILKQVVPDYEALRERYELMWDIDSNDGYLQLVAIMQKFVDQTISANTNYDPARFEGGKVPVKLLLKDLLTAYKLGVKTLYYHNTRDGAADTHEDVDDGCAGGACKI, from the coding sequence ATGAATAAAAACATCCTGGTCACCAAGAGAAACGGCGACAAGGAGCAGCTGGATCTGGACAAGATCCATAAGGTAATCGCCTGGGCTGCTGAGGGATTAGACAATGTTTCTGTGTCAGAAGTGGAACTAAAGTCACACATACAGTTCTACGACGCAATCCAGACCACGGATATTCATGAAACCCTGATAAAGTCTGCTGCCGACCTGATCTCTGAACAAGCGCCTGATTATCAGTATCTGGCCGCCAGACTGGCCATTTTTCATCTGCGCAAAAAAGCGTACGGCCAGTTTGAACCTCCGGCACTCTACGACCATGTGCAAAAGCTCTGTGAAGCAAAAAAGTACGACATTCACCTGTTAACAGATTATAGTGAGGCAGAGTTCAGCCAGATGAACAGCTTCATTGATCACCAGCGCGACATGGACTTCAGTTACGCCGCCGTCAAACAGCTGGAAGGTAAATATCTGGTTCAGAACCGGGTGACGGGTGAATACTACGAAAGCCCTCAGATGCTGTATATGCTCATCGGTGCCTGCCTGTTTTCCAGCTACCCGAAAGACACCCGAATGGACTACATTCGTCGTTTTTATGACGCAGTGTCCACCTTCAAGCTGTCTTTACCAACGCCTATTATGGCCGGGGTCAGAACACCGACCCGGCAGTTCAGCTCCTGTGTTCTTATTGAGTGCGGAGACTCTCTGGATTCGATCAACGCCACATCCAGCGCCATTGTCAAATACGTCAGCCAGCGAGCAGGCATCGGTATTAACGCAGGCCGTATTCGCGCTATTGGTAGCCCGATTCGGGACGGCGAAGCCTTCCATACCGGTTGTATCCCTTTCTACAAGCACTTCCAGACCGCTGTTAAATCCTGCTCCCAGGGCGGTGTCAGAGGAGGGGCGGCCACCTTATTCTACCCGTTGTGGCACTATGAAGTGGAAAACCTGCTGGTACTGAAAAACAACCGAGGTGTGGAAGAAAACCGTGTACGCCACCTTGATTACGGTGTTCAGTTCAACCGTCTTATGTATCAGCGACTGATTCAGGGCGGCAACATCACCCTGTTCTCGCCCAGCGATGTGCCCGGCCTTTACGACGCCTTTTTTCAGGATCAGGAAAAGTTTGAAGCATTGTACGAACAGTATGAAAAAGACGACAGTATTCGCAAAAAGACGTTGAAAGCGGTAGAACTGTTCTCCCTGTTTGCCTCCGAGCGAGCCAGCACCGGCCGTATTTACCTTCAGAACGTTGACCACTGCAATACCCATAGTCCGTTTGACCCTGCGGTGGCTCCGGTACGTCAAAGCAACCTTTGTCTGGAAATTGCCCTGCCTACCAAACCCTTACAGCATGTAATGGATGAAGAAGGTGAAATAGCCCTGTGTACACTGGCCGCCTTCAACCTTGGCAAAGTGGAACAACTGGACGAGCTGGAAGAACTGTCAGACCTGCTGGTACGGGCACTGGACAGTCTGCTGGACTATCAGGATTACCCATTGCCTGCCGCTTACAACGCCACTATGGGGCGCCGTCCACTGGGTGTGGGCGTGATTAACTTTGCCAACTATCTGGCCAAAAACAGCGTGCGTTACTCCGACGGTTCCGCCAACGGCCTGACCCACAAGACCTTTGAAGCCATCCAGTACTACCTGCTGAAAGCCTCTAATCAGCTGGCGAAAGAACAGGGCACCTGCACCAAGTTCCATGAAACCACGTATGCCAAAGGTATCCTGCCCGTCGATACCTATAAGCAGGATCTGGACGCAGTATGCAAGGAACCTCTGCACCTGGACTGGGAAGCCCTGCGTGGTGAAATTCGGGAATACGGACTGCGTAACTCAACCCTGACAGCCCTGATGCCCTCTGAAACTTCATCCCAGATCAGCAATGCCACCAATGGCATCGAACCACCCAGAGGCTATGTCAGCGTTAAAGCCAGCAAAGATGGCATTCTCAAACAGGTTGTACCGGACTATGAAGCATTACGCGAGCGTTACGAGCTGATGTGGGACATTGACAGCAACGACGGTTATCTGCAGCTGGTAGCGATAATGCAGAAGTTTGTTGACCAGACCATTTCAGCCAACACCAACTACGATCCGGCTCGCTTCGAAGGTGGCAAAGTGCCCGTCAAACTGTTACTGAAAGACCTGTTAACCGCTTACAAACTGGGGGTTAAAACACTCTACTACCACAACACCCGGGATGGCGCAGCGGATACCCACGAAGATGTTGATGACGGTTGCGCCGGCGGTGCCTGCAAAATTTAA